The following are encoded in a window of Schistocerca nitens isolate TAMUIC-IGC-003100 unplaced genomic scaffold, iqSchNite1.1 HiC_scaffold_519, whole genome shotgun sequence genomic DNA:
- the LOC126232501 gene encoding uncharacterized protein LOC126232501 — MHVRQHRYPYTRPPIAHSRSVFNIINGAPAARRGRSHDAAATFAPTHSRTAKQLADPPTQHSRQTKTTAAAATKQNKHLAPSVRQKTNGQAHRPLLTTTTQRHAAPFPPLSIHSARDPVVDDDTRRARFPQPTPFRHYARLHPTPVATALLHALSPPPPPPPPPPPPLSPFPYTTTQPKTHSRPKHNNMARASAHTPNQSPSTQPHARHGKTGVLPRCHQSSTNNHTGGTTNNCRPAGNHQTHIPARHHTPLGSRFAKT; from the coding sequence atgcacgtacgacaacaccgctacccgtacacaaggcctcccattgcacacagccgctctgtgttcaacatcatcaatggcgcgcccgcggctcgtcgcggtcgcagccatgacgccgccgccacttttgcaccaacacattcacgcaccgcaaaacagctcgccgacccaccgacacagcacagccgacaaacaaaaacaaccgcggcggcggcaacaaaacaaaacaaacacctcgcaccaagcgtccgacagaaaacaaacggacaggcacacaggcctctgctaacgaccacgacacagcggcacgctgcccctttcccgccactctcgattcacagcgcacgcgaccccgtcgtcgacgacgacacgcgacgggctcgcttcccgcaacctacacctttccgccactacgcacggctccacccgacgcccgtcgcaacggcactactgcacgcactatcacccccgccgccgccgccgccgccgccgcctcctcctctctcccccttcccgtacacaacaacacagccaaaaacacactcacgacccaaacataacaacatggcacgtgcatcggcgcacacccccaaccagtcaccgtcgacacaaccacacgcaaggcacggaaaaaccggcgtccttccacgttgccatcaaagcagcacaaacaaccacacaggaggaaccaccaacaactgccggccggccggcaaccaccaaacgcacattcccgctcgccaccacacacctctcggcagccgtttcgcaaagacatga